A single region of the Anaerostipes rhamnosivorans genome encodes:
- a CDS encoding SdpI family protein, which produces MKQYKPSILLTAVSLLLSFVVFSSLPEQIPAHWNAHGTIDRYAPKLTIFLFPAVIFFLTILFQVMRKTDPNSGNYKKFQKEYNRYSFVIGLVFFAVQIMTIAAAFRMNINVNLIFCLGIGSLFIFLGNLLPKTKHNYFIGIRTPWALADEQNWFRTHRFTGKLWVLGGFMITLASLAPVPFQVPVFLSVLAVMVLAPFVFSYMEFYKKR; this is translated from the coding sequence ATGAAACAATACAAACCTAGCATTTTACTGACAGCAGTCTCTCTTTTGCTTTCCTTCGTTGTATTCTCTTCCCTGCCGGAACAGATCCCTGCACATTGGAATGCACATGGGACCATCGACCGGTATGCTCCAAAGCTTACGATCTTTCTGTTTCCCGCTGTTATCTTTTTTCTGACAATACTTTTTCAAGTAATGAGAAAGACAGATCCTAACTCTGGTAATTACAAGAAATTCCAAAAGGAATATAACCGCTACAGCTTTGTCATCGGCCTGGTCTTCTTCGCCGTCCAAATTATGACAATAGCCGCTGCTTTCCGTATGAATATTAACGTAAATCTAATCTTTTGTCTCGGTATCGGTTCCCTGTTCATTTTTCTCGGGAATCTTCTGCCTAAGACAAAACATAATTACTTTATAGGTATCCGTACCCCATGGGCCCTGGCAGATGAACAGAACTGGTTCAGAACACATCGTTTTACCGGAAAGCTGTGGGTCCTGGGAGGATTTATGATCACCCTTGCTTCCTTAGCACCAGTTCCATTCCAGGTACCCGTTTTCCTCTCTGTACTGGCTGTCATGGTGCTCGCACCGTTTGTCTTCTCCTATATGGAGTTTTATAAAAAGCGCTGA
- a CDS encoding NCS2 family permease: MKHWIEKQFHLKNNHTDIKTEFLAGITVFVTMAYALATIPNMLEITGVDKHVMMTIMVMLIVVTTLAMAFYTNRPFALAPGLSSAGIVAAMIAGEQVPVKIAGGVVFWSGILFLLITFLGLREAIVRAIPASLKYAVSAGIGLFIAVIGAKGAGLIVADQSKNSLSFGNLGSPEVIVAVLGFLVLLVLRARRVPGDMILSILAATAVGLPLGVTKLPEKIISMPASIGGQLFNINILGALHVLYLPFLIALFVPDFFATVGTILGVGARAGYLDENGNFDGIDKCFQVDAAATSFGALFGMPGLTTYLESSAGIEAGGKTGLTVVFTSIFFLLALFFAPAALIIPSAATAPVLIYIGISMLEAMRHIHYDDITESMPAFMCVAFTVLAGNIANGICTAILFYLVMKAAAGKVKEIHVFMYLLGAVSVLYFYTLL, translated from the coding sequence ATGAAACACTGGATCGAAAAACAATTTCATTTGAAGAATAATCATACAGATATCAAGACAGAATTTTTGGCCGGGATCACAGTGTTCGTCACCATGGCTTACGCACTGGCAACAATACCAAACATGCTGGAAATAACAGGGGTAGATAAGCATGTGATGATGACGATCATGGTGATGCTTATTGTGGTTACAACCCTTGCTATGGCGTTTTACACAAACCGGCCGTTTGCTCTGGCTCCGGGACTCAGCAGCGCCGGGATCGTGGCCGCTATGATCGCAGGAGAACAGGTACCCGTAAAGATTGCAGGCGGTGTTGTCTTCTGGAGTGGGATATTGTTTCTTTTGATTACCTTCCTTGGACTCAGGGAGGCAATCGTCCGTGCGATTCCAGCCAGTTTAAAATATGCTGTCAGTGCGGGGATCGGTCTGTTTATCGCAGTGATCGGAGCCAAAGGAGCAGGACTCATTGTGGCAGACCAGTCTAAGAATAGTCTTTCCTTTGGGAACCTCGGATCGCCGGAGGTTATTGTCGCAGTGCTTGGGTTTCTTGTGCTTTTGGTCTTGAGAGCAAGACGGGTGCCGGGGGATATGATCCTTTCCATTCTGGCTGCCACGGCTGTTGGCCTGCCTCTGGGCGTCACAAAACTCCCTGAAAAGATCATTTCCATGCCGGCTTCTATAGGAGGACAGCTCTTTAATATTAATATTCTGGGAGCTCTGCATGTGCTGTATCTTCCGTTTTTAATTGCTTTATTCGTGCCGGACTTTTTTGCAACAGTAGGAACGATTCTGGGAGTGGGAGCTAGAGCCGGATATTTAGATGAGAACGGGAACTTTGACGGTATCGACAAATGTTTCCAAGTGGATGCTGCCGCTACCAGCTTCGGGGCCCTGTTCGGGATGCCGGGACTGACCACATACCTGGAATCCTCTGCGGGAATCGAGGCAGGGGGCAAGACAGGCCTTACCGTCGTGTTTACTAGTATCTTTTTTCTATTGGCATTGTTTTTTGCACCGGCGGCTCTGATTATACCATCTGCCGCCACAGCGCCTGTATTGATCTATATTGGGATCAGCATGTTAGAGGCTATGAGACACATTCACTATGATGATATAACAGAAAGTATGCCGGCATTTATGTGTGTTGCGTTCACTGTATTAGCTGGGAATATCGCCAACGGTATCTGTACAGCGATCCTGTTTTACCTGGTCATGAAAGCGGCGGCTGGGAAAGTAAAAGAGATACATGTGTTCATGTATCTCTTGGGTGCAGTCAGTGTGCTTTACTTCTATACGCTTTTATAA